A region from the Xenopus laevis strain J_2021 chromosome 4S, Xenopus_laevis_v10.1, whole genome shotgun sequence genome encodes:
- the h1-0.S gene encoding histone H1.0-B: MAENSAATPAAKPKRSKAIKKSTDHPKYSDMILAAVQAEKSRSGSSRQSIQKYIKNHYKVGENADSQIKLSIKRLVTSGALKQTKGVGASGSFRLAKADEGKKPAKKPKKEIKKAVSPKKVAKPKKAAKSPAKAKKPKVAEKKVKKVAKKKPAPSPKKAKKTKTVKAKPVRASKVKKAKPSKPKAKASPKKSGRKK, translated from the coding sequence ATGGCAGAGAATTCAGCCGCTACTCCAGCTGCCAAACCCAAGCGATCAAAGGCAATAAAGAAATCAACTGACCACCCTAAGTACTCTGACATGATATTGGCTGCGGTGCAAGCAGAGAAGAGTCGCTCTGGTTCATCACGTCAATCAATCCAGAAGTACATCAAAAACCACTATAAAGTTGGAGAGAATGCAGACTCGCAAATCAAACTGTCTATTAAAAGACTGGTGACTTCGGGCGCCCTCAAACAGACCAAAGGAGTGGGCGCCTCTGGATCTTTCCGGTTAGCCAAGGCAGATGAGGGCAAGAAACCAGCAAAGAAGcctaaaaaagaaattaaaaaagcagtttcacccaaaaaagttgccaagCCCAAAAAAGCTGCAAAGTCTCCTGCTAAGGCCAAGAAACCTAAAGTGGCAGAGAAGAAGGTGAAGAAAGTAGCTAAGAAAAAGCCTGCACCTTCTCCCAAAAAAGCTAAAAAGACAAAAACTGTCAAAGCCAAGCCAGTGAGGGCATCCAAGGTAAAGAAGGCCAAGCCCTCCAAACCAAAGGCAAAAGCCAGCCCAAAGAAATCTGGACGGAAGAAGTAA